One window of the Archangium primigenium genome contains the following:
- a CDS encoding cyclic nucleotide-binding domain-containing protein translates to MEVVAALKACPLFKDFSDVGLQIFAAIGVSRAFPKGSVLFTEGRPGESLLIIHDGSVRLSARSTSGEETSLGEVGPGEPLGELALLQKGERQCTATALTDVSAVELRHADFQRLTAQKPQACVKLLMGIVLHFSQKVRDNREAMKSLVGKT, encoded by the coding sequence TGGAGGTCGTTGCCGCACTCAAGGCGTGCCCGCTCTTCAAGGACTTCTCCGACGTCGGCCTGCAGATCTTCGCCGCCATCGGGGTGTCCCGGGCGTTTCCCAAGGGCTCCGTGCTCTTCACCGAGGGCCGTCCGGGCGAGTCCCTGCTCATCATCCACGACGGCTCGGTGCGCCTGAGCGCCCGGAGCACCTCGGGGGAGGAGACATCCCTGGGCGAGGTGGGCCCGGGAGAACCCCTGGGCGAGCTGGCCCTGCTCCAGAAGGGCGAGCGGCAGTGCACCGCCACCGCCCTCACGGACGTGTCCGCGGTGGAGCTGCGCCACGCGGACTTCCAGCGGCTCACCGCCCAGAAGCCCCAGGCCTGCGTGAAGCTGCTCATGGGCATCGTCCTGCACTTCAGCCAGAAGGTCCGCGACAACCGCGAGGCCATGAAGTCGCTCGTGGGCAAGACGTGA